The following coding sequences lie in one Falco naumanni isolate bFalNau1 chromosome 18, bFalNau1.pat, whole genome shotgun sequence genomic window:
- the MLX gene encoding max-like protein X, whose translation MAEPPGAAAEDSWGKVDAAYSDNGLDSALFMENARKGSIVSRANSIGSTSASSVPNTDDEDSDYHQESYKESYKDRRRRAHTQAERKRRDAIKKGYDDLQAIVPTCEQQDFSVGSQKPSRAIVLQKTIDYIQFLHKEKKKQEEEVSTLRKDVMALKIMKVNYEQIVKAYQDNPNEGKEQVSDEMKFNVFQGIMDSLFQSFNASISVTSFQELSARAFSWIEEHCKPQTLRDIAIGVLHQLKSQLY comes from the exons ATGGCGGAGCCGCCCGGCGCCGCGGCCGAGGACTCGTGGGGGAAG GTGGACGCCGCCTACAGCGACAATGGCCTGGACTCGG CGCTCTTCATGGAAAACGCCAGGAAAGGCAGCATAGTGTCACGAGCCAACAGCATCGGCTCCACCAGCGCCTCGTCTGTCCCCAACACAG ACGATGAGGACAGCGATTATCACCAGGAGTCCTACAAGGAGTCCTACAAGGACCGGCGCAGGCGGGCGCACACCCAGGCGGAGCGGAAGAGGCGAGATGCCATCAAG AAAGGCTACGATGACTTGCAGGCCATCGTTCCTACCTGTGAGCAACAGGATTTCTCCGTAGGCTCCCAGAAGCCGAGCAGGGCCATCGTCCTCCAGAAAA CCATTGACTACATCCAGTTCCTgcacaaggaaaagaagaagcaagaggaggaaGTTTCTACCCTCAGGAAAGACGTGATGGCCTTGAAGATCATGAAAGT GAACTACGAGCAGATTGTGAAAGCTTATCAGGACAACCCGAACgaggggaaggagcaggtcTCTGATGAAATGAAGTTCAATGTTTTCCAAGGCATTATGGATTCCCTGTTCCAGTCCTTTAACGCCTCCATCTCAGTAACGAGTTTTCAGGAGCTCTCGGCACGCGCCTTCAGCTGGATTGAGGAGCACTGCAAACCCCAG ACACTGCGGGACATTGCGATTGGGGTCCTGCACCAACTGAAGAGTCAGCTCTACTGA
- the LOC121099104 gene encoding nascent polypeptide-associated complex subunit alpha, muscle-specific form-like produces the protein MARGLVGTCRPRRSRGRHLLGAAAGPGLLPVTPGPVQGSRPLQAAATSGPAAPIRGSSWPCVVVRDTNRAAGICSASSPRNRPATTSRSASSPSNRPATTSRSASSPSNRPATTSRSASSPRNRPATTSRSASSPRNRPATTSRSASSPSNRPATTSRSASSPSNRPATTSRSASSPRNRPATTSRSASSPRNRPATTSRSASSPRNRPATTSRSASSPSNRPATTSRSASSPSNRPATTSRSASSPRNRPATTSCSASSPRNRLASWERSPNLNSKQTWPGAGRRQAPDDRQAALAQQWDSSWCCLQPCLQPCLSRQAPRSGRHSLRSPVSRWPSVWAALARPASVSRCLKRWQFQLTACGRETAPHNPTPFRRLLCTRSVWGPAMPCVSASWDGPSIPCHHQSPLMELLGCQA, from the exons ATGGCGCGGGGTCTGGTCGGAACCTGCCGCCCGCGGCGGTCCCGGGGTCGGCATCTCCtcggcgccgccgccgggccggggctgctgCCGGTGACGCCAGGGCCGGTGCAGGGGAGCAGGCCGCTGCAGGCCGCAGCCACATCGGGGCCTGCAGCCCCCATCCGGGGCAGCAGCTGGCCCTGCGTGGTGGTGCGGGACACAAATAGG GCTGCCGGCATCTGCTCCGCCAGCTCGCCCAGGAACAGGCCGGCCACCACCAGCCGCTCCGCCAGCTCGCCCAGCAACAGGCCGGCCACCACCAGCCGCTCTGCCAGCTCGCCCAGCAACAGGCCGGCCACAACCAGCCGCTCTGCCAGCTCGCCCAGGAACAGGCCGGCCACAACCAGCCGCTCCGCCAGCTCGCCCAGGAACAGGCCGGCCACAACCAGCCGCTCCGCCAGCTCGCCCAGCAACAGGCCGGCCACCACCAGCCGCTCTGCCAGCTCGCCCAGCAACAGGCCGGCCACAACCAGCCGCTCTGCCAGCTCGCCCAGGAACAGGCCGGCCACCACCAGCCGCTCCGCCAGCTCGCCCAGGAACAGGCCGGCCACCACCAGCCGCTCCGCCAGCTCGCCCAGGAACAGGCCGGCCACCACCAGCCGCTCCGCCAGCTCGCCCAGCAACAGGCCGGCCACCACCAGCCGCTCCGCCAGCTCGCCCAGCAACAGGCCGGCCACCACCAGCCGCTCCGCCAGCTCGCCCAGGAACAGGCCGGCCACCACCAGCTGCTCCGCCAGCTCGCCCAGGAACAGGCTGGCCAGCTGGGAGCGCAGCCCCAACCTGAACTCGAAGCAAACctggccaggagcagggaggcGCCAAGCCCCTGACgacaggcaggcagccctggcccagcagtgggacagcagctggtgctgcctgcagccctgcctgcagccctgcctgtcccGGCAAGCCCCGCGCAGCGGGAGGCACTCACTGAGAAGTCCTGTGAGCAGGTGGCCATCTGtctgggcagccctggcccGACCTGCCAGTGTCTCCAGGTGCCTGAAGAGGTGGCAGTTCCAGCTGACAGCCTGCGGCAGGGAGACCGCACCGCACAACCCGACACCATTTAGGAGGCTGCTCTGCACCCGAAGCGTGTGGGGCCCAGCCATGCCCTGTGTGTCTGCAAGCTGGGATGGTCCCAGCATCCCGTGTCACCACCAGTCCCCACTCATGGAGCTGTTGGGGTGTCAGGCATAG
- the COASY gene encoding bifunctional coenzyme A synthase — protein MAPSGAGLLVLTAPLAALPGRAAAAVAAAAGVVAGPLYVHLQPGLRLAGPAAPPAAPPAGPALLRALAALYAAAAAQRGLDLRVLLSPGGRLARPPRVLLAPAAEAPGPPEPVQRGLQRLAATAYGCPPRLPALLLADPPGDPPEHPQEHDAALPDFSDVAVGGTFDRLHGAHRLLLSVCCLLARQRLLAGVADGDLLRHKVLPELIEPYELRAAKLREFLQDVKPSLRYDIVPLADPYGPSVTDPDLQCLVVSEETRRGGEAVNKKRLENGLPELALYEIVLMKDPDHSQNEEEKISSSSLRQRLLGTLLRPPRQDPALPSRPYVIGLTGGTGSGKTSIAKLLGHLGAFLIDADKLGHAVYVPGGPAYKQVVATFGAEILNEDGMINRKVLGAKVFGNHERLKSLTDIVWPEIAQMVKEQIGEADAQGKAVCVLDAAVLLEAGWQDMVHEVWTAIIPEEEAVKRIMVRDGLSEEAAYSRLRSQMSNSQRVEQSQVVLCTLWEPDVTRKQVEKAWELLQQRLNQ, from the exons ATGGCGCCCTCGGGCGcggggctgctggtgctgacGGCCCCGCTGGCGGCGCtgcccgggcgggcggcggcggcggtggcggcggcggcgggggtgGTGGCGGGGCCGCTGTACGTGCACCTGCAGCCGGGGCTGCGCCtggccgggcccgccgcgccccccgccgcgccccccgccggccccgcgctgcTGCGGGCCCTGGCCGCGCTCtacgcggcggcggcggcgcagcgGGGCCTGGACCTGCGCGTCCTGCTGAGCCCCGGCGGCCGCctggcccggccgccccgcgtcctgctggcccccGCCGCCGAGGCACCGGGCCCGCCCGAGCCGGTGCAGCGTGGCCTGCAGCGCCTGGCCGCCACCGCCTACGGCTGCCCGCCGCGCCTGCCCGCCCTGCTGCTGGCGGACCCCCCGGGGGACCCCCCGGAGCACCCCCAGGAGCACGACGCGGCGCTCCCCGACTTCTCCGACGTGGCGGTCGGCGGCACCTTCGACCGCCTTCATGGCGCCCACCGCCTCCTGCTCAGCGTGTGCTGCCTCCTGGCCCGGCAGCGGCTCCTGGCCGGGGTGGCCGACGGTGACCTGCTGCGCC ACAAGGTCCTGCCGGAGCTGATCGAGCCGTACGAGCTGCGAGCGGCGAAGCTGCGCGAGTTCCTGCAGGACGTGAAGCCCTCGCTGCGTTACGACATCGTGCCTCTAGCCGACCCCTACGGCCCCTCGGTCACGGACCCTGACCTGCAGTGCTTGGTGGTCAGCGAGGAGACCCgcaggggaggggaggccgTGAACAAGAAGAGACTTGAAAAC GGGCTCCCCGAGCTGGCTCTCTACGAGATCGTGTTGATGAAGGACCCCGACCACAGTCAGAACGAGGAGGAGAAGAtcagctcctccagcctccggcagaggctgctggggaCGCTGCTGCGGCCCCCACGG CAAGACCCTGCCTTGCCTTCACGCCCATACGTGATCGGCCTGACTGGAGGAACCGGGAGTGGGAAAACCTCTATCGCCAAGCTCCTGGGACACCTGGGAGCATTCCTCATCGACGCTGACAAGCTGGGTCACGCTGTCTATGTCCCTGGTGGCCCTGCCTACAAGCAGGTGGTGGCAACCTTCGGGGCAG AAATCTTGAATGAAGATGGGATGATAAACAGGAAAGTCCTTGGGGCCAAAGTGTTTGGAAACCAT GAGCGGCTGAAGAGTCTCACGGACATTGTGTGGCCTGAGATAGCCCAGATGGTCAAGGAGCAGATTGGGGAAGCAGATGCTCAAG GAAAGGCTGTGTGCGTGCTGGACGCTGCcgtgctgctggaggctggctgGCAAGACATGGTCCATGAGGTGTGGACAGCCATCATcccagaggaggag GCTGTGAAGCGCATCATGGTCAGGGACGGGCTGAGCGAGGAGGCTGCTTACAGCCGGCTGCGGAGCCAGATGAGCAACAGCCAAAGAGTGGAGCAGTCGCAGGTGGTGCTGTGCACGCTCTGGGAGCCAGACGTCACCCGCAAGCAG GTGGAGAAGGCCTgggagctcctgcagcagcgCCTGAACCAGTAG
- the HSD17B1 gene encoding LOW QUALITY PROTEIN: 17-beta-hydroxysteroid dehydrogenase type 1 (The sequence of the model RefSeq protein was modified relative to this genomic sequence to represent the inferred CDS: inserted 2 bases in 1 codon) encodes MEKTTVLITGCSSGIGLGLAARLAADTARRFKGKGVMLRREGPAPPGGLPGPGSTSPWAAGAGTGXKQLGGTSALLCPPVYATMRDLAKGERLLERLGGHCPDTLEVLQLDVTDPRSLAAAAQQVQGQRLDVLVCNAGVGLMGPLETCSDQAMKTIFEVNLFGAIRTIQAFLPAMKRRRAGRIIVSSSIGGLQGLPFNSVYCASKFAVEGLCESLAIVLRPFNIHLTLVECGPVNTSFLANLQRPEPEGSELQGLDAETRGLYLRYLQHCRSLFQDRAQEVEDVLQVFLEAIGTPCPPLRCVTTQLFAPLRRLRVASPDGSAYLRAMHDLVFGHGGGARP; translated from the exons ATGGAGAAAACCACGGTGCTGATCACCGGCTGCTCCTCGGGCATCGGCCTGGGGCTGGCCGCGCGCCTGGCGGCCGACACCGCTCGCCGGTTCAAAGGTAAAGGGGTGATGCTGCGCCGGGAGGGGCCGGCACCCCCGGGGGGTCTCCCAGGGCCAGGTAGCACCTCGCCATGGGCAGCTGGTGCCGGTACCGG CAAGCAGCTCGGTGGCACCAGTGCCCTGCTTTGTCCCCCAGTGTATGCCACCATGCGCGACCTGGCCAAGGGCGAGCGGCTGCTGGAGCGCCTCGGGGGCCACTGCCCCGACACGCTGGAGGTCCTGCAGCTCGATGTCACCGACCCGCGCTCGCTGGCGGCTGCCGCGCAGCAGGTGCAGGGGCAGCGGCTGGATGTGCTGG TCTGCAACGCGGGGGTGGGACTGATGGGCCCCCTGGAGACCTGCTCTGACCAAGCCATGAAGACCATCTTCGAGGTGAACCTCTTTGGGGCCATCCGCACCATCCAGGCGTTCCTGCCCGCCATGAAACGCCGCAGGGCCGGCCGGATCATCGTCTCCAGCAGCATCGGGGGGCTGCAAG ggctgcccttcAACTCGGTGTACTGCGCCAGCAAGTTTGCGGTGGAGGGGCTGTGCGAGAGCCTGGCCATCGTCCTGCGGCCCTTCAACATCCA CCTGACGCTGGTGGAGTGTGGACCCGTCAACACCAGCTTCCTGGCCAACCTGCAGCGCCCAGAGCCCGAGGGCAGCGAGCTGCAGGGCCTGGATGCTGAGACCCGGGGTCTGTACCTGCGGTACCTGCAGCACTGCCGGAGTCTCTTCCAGGACAGGGCCCAGGAGGTGGAGGATGTCCTGCAG GTGTTCCTGGAGGCCATCGGCACCCCCTGCCCGCCGCTGCGCTGCGTCACCACCCAGCTCTTCGCCCCGCTCCGGCGCCTGAGGGTGGCCAGCCCCGACGGCTCCGCGTACCTGCGGGCCATGCACGACCTCGTGTTCGGCcacggcggcggggcccggccctgA
- the NAGLU gene encoding alpha-N-acetylglucosaminidase has protein sequence MAARPGPGSGPGPGLALLLLLPVLAAARAGAGDARQAAAVRALARRLLGPRAGAVALTVEAALAAGGPDTYRLRSPPGAAVAVAVTGSSGVAAAAGLYRYLRDFCGCHLSWSGAQLRLPDPLPRLRAEIRATAPGRFRFYQNACAQSYSYAWWDWARWEREIDWMALSGINLAPAFAGQEAAWQRVFRSLGLNQTEIDAYFTGPAFLAWNRMGNLRGWAGPLPPAWHLKQLYLQYRIVERMRSLGMVTVLPAFAGHVPQGILRVFPHVNATRLGGWSHFDCTYSCTYLLDPEDPMFQVIGTLFLKELIKEFGTDHIYSADTFNEMTPLSSDPAYLSRVSKAVFRSMTGADPEAQWLMQGWLFQHQPDFWQPAQVRALLHGVPLGRMIVLDLFAESKPVYQWTESFYGQPFIWCMLHNFGGNHGLFGTVEAINHGPFAARRFPNSTMVGTGLVPEGIEQNDMVYELMNELGWRQEPLDLPSWVTRYAERRYGAPNAAAASAWRLLLRSVYNCTGVCVNHNRSPLVRRPSLHMDTELWYNASDVYEAWRLLLSASAELGSSPTFRYDLVDVTRQAAQQLVGDYYLSIRQAFQSHALPELLTAGGVLVYDLLPELDSLLSSHSLFLLGRWLESARSVATSDREAEQYELNARNQVTLWGPSGNILDYANKQLGGLVLDYYGVRWSLFVSALVESLNSGSPFHQDQFNQAVFQVERGFVYNKKRYPAVPTGDTLEISRKLFLKYYPSALRRSRAGPA, from the exons ATGGCGGCGCGGCCGGGACCGGGgtcggggccggggccgggcctggcgctgctgctgctgctgccggtgctggcggcggcgcgggcgggcgcgggggaCGCGCGGCAGGCGGCGGCGGTGCGGGCGCTGGCGCGGCGGCTGCTGGGCCCGCGGGCCGGGGCCGTGGCGTTGACGGTGGAGGCGGCGCTGGCGGCGGGTGGCCCCGACACCTACCGGCTGCGctccccgcccggcgccgccgtGGCCGTGGCCGTGACGGGCTCCAGCGGGGTAGCGGCGGCCGCCGGGCTCTACCGGTACCTGCGCGACTTCTGCGGCTGCCACCTCTCGTGGTCCGGGGCGCAGCTCCGCCTGCCCGACCCGCTGCCGCGGCTGCGGGCCGAGATCCGCGCCACCGCCCCCGGCAG GTTCCGCTTCTACCAGAACGCCTGCGCCCAGAGCTACTCCTACGCCTGGTGGGACTGGGCGCGCTGGGAGCGGGAGATCGACTGGATGGCGCTGAGCGGCATCAACCTGGCCCCGGCCTTCGCGGGGCAGGAGGCGGCCTGGCAGCGG gTGTTCCGCTCCCTGGGCCTCAACCAGACCGAGATCGACGCCTACTTCACCGGCCCCGCGTTCCTGGCCTGGAACCGCATGGGCAACCTGCGCGGCTGGGCAgggccgctgccgcccgcctGGCACCTCAAGCAGCTCTACCTGCAG TACCGGATCGTGGAGAGGATGCGCTCGCTGGGGATGGTCACGGTGCTGCCGGCCTTCGCAGGCCACGTGCCCCAGGGGATCCTTCG GGTCTTCCCACACGTGAATGCCACTCGCCTTGGGGGCTGGAGCCACTTCGACTGCACCTACTCATGCACCTACCTGCTGGACCCGGAGGACCCCATGTTCCAGGTGATCGGGACCCTCTTCCTGAAGGAGCTGATCAAGGAGTTTGGCACGGACCACATCTACAGCGCTGACACCTTCAACGAGATGACGCCCCTCTCCTCGGACCCTGCCTATCTCTCGAGGGTCAGCAAGGCCGTCTTCAGGTCGATGACGGGAG CTGACCCCGAGGCGCAGTGGCTGATGCAGGGATGGCTCTTCCAGCACCAGCCCGACTTCTGGCAGCCGGCGCAGGTGCGGGCCCTGCTGCACGGCGTGCCCCTCGGCAGGATGATTGTTCTCGACCTCTTTGCCGAGTCCAAGCCTGTCTACCAGTGGACGGAGTCCTTCTACGGGCAGCCCTTCATCTGGTGCATGCTGCACAACTTCGGGGGCAATCATGGCCTCTTTGGCACCGTGGAGGCCATCAACCACGGCCCCTTCGCGGCTCGCCGCTTCCCCAACTCCACCATGGTGGGCACCGGGCTGGTGCCCGAGGGCATCGAGCAGAACGACATGGTGTACGAGCTGATGAACGAGCTGGGCTGGCGCCAGGAGCCTCTCGACCTCCCCAGCTGGGTGACCCGCTACGCTGAGCGCCGCTACGGTGCCCCGAATGCCGCCGCGGCCAGTGCCTGGCGTCTGCTCCTGCGCAGCGTGTACAACTGCACCGGCGTCTGCGTCAACCATAACCGCAGCCCGCTGGTGCGCCGGCCCTCCCTGCACATGGACACGGAGCTGTGGTACAACGCCAGCGACGTGTACGAGGCCTGGCGCCTGCTGCTGAGCGCCAGCGCGGagctgggctccagccccaCCTTCCGCTACGACCTGGTGGACGTCACGCGGCAGGCGGCTCAGCAGCTGGTGGGTGACTATTACCTGAGCATCCGCCAGGCCTTCCAGAGCCACGCGCTGCCGGAGCTGCTGACGGCCGGCGGCGTGCTGGTATACGACCTGCTGCCGGAGCTGGACAGCCTCCTCTCCAGCCACAGCCTCTTCCTGCTGGGCCGCTGGCTGGAGAGCGCCCGCTCCGTGGCCACCAGCGACCGGGAGGCTGAGCAGTACGAGCTGAACGCCCGGAACCAGGTGACGCTCTGGGGTCCCAGCGGGAACATCCTGGACTACGCCAACAagcagctgggggggctggtgctggACTACTATGGCGTGCGCTGGAGCCTCTTCGTCTCTGCCCTGGTGGAGAGCCTCAACTCGGGCAGCCCCTTCCACCAGGACCAGTTCAACCAGGCTGTCTTCCAGGTGGAAAGAGGCTTCGTCTACAACAAGAAGCGCTACCCAGCCGTGCCGACCGGGGACACGCTGGAGATCTCCAGGAAGCTGTTCCTCAAGTATTACCCCAGCGCCCTGCGGCGCAGCCGGGCTGGGCCGGCGTGa
- the LOC121098792 gene encoding homologous-pairing protein 2 homolog isoform X2 codes for MSKGREGAAAGGGAAAVLLRYLQEQNRPYSAQDAFGNLQREHGLGKAAVVKALEQLAQQGRIREKAYGKQKIYFADQEQLPAASDEELRRLDGEIATLSGKVQELQQSCRQMEAELKELNSSMTTHEVAREIEELRKDCASYTEKLERIKSATNHVTPEEKEKVCSEQKLYCKEWRRRKRMATELLEAILEGYPKSKKQFFEEVGIETDEDHNVTLPTAV; via the exons ATGAGCAAAGGGCGCGAGGGAGCCGCTGCGGGCg GAGGCGCCGCCGCCGTCCTGCTGCGGTACCTGCAGGAGCAGAACCGGCCGTACAGCGCCCAGGACGCCTTCGGCAACCTGCAGCGGGAGCACGGGCTGGGCAAGGCG GCCGTGGTGAAGGCACTGGAGCAGCTGGCGCAGCAGGGCCGTATCCGTGAGAAGGCCTACGGGAAGCAGAAGATCTACTTTGCCGACCAG gagcagctcccGGCTGCCAGCGATGAAGAGCTCCGCAGGCTGGATGGGGAGATTGCCACGCTCTCCGGCAaggtgcaggagctgcagcaaagctgccGGCAAATGGAGGCCG AGCTGAAGGAGCTGAACAGCTCCATGACAACCCATGAGGTGGCCAGAGAGATCGAGGAATTGAGGAAGGACTGTGCAAGTTACacagagaagctggagaggATCAAGTCTGCCACCAACCATGTgactccagaagaaaaagagaag GTCTGCAGCGAGCAGAAGCTGTACTGCAAGGAGTGGCGGCGGAGGAAGCGAATG GCAACCGAGCTGCTGGAGGCCATCCTGGAGGGGTACCCCAAAAGCAAGAAGCAATTCTTT GAGGAGGTTGGGATAGAGACGGATGAGGACCACAACGTTACGCTGCCGACGGCTGTGTGA
- the LOC121098792 gene encoding homologous-pairing protein 2 homolog isoform X1 gives MSKGREGAAAGGGAAAVLLRYLQEQNRPYSAQDAFGNLQREHGLGKAAVVKALEQLAQQGRIREKAYGKQKIYFADQEQLPAASDEELRRLDGEIATLSGKVQELQQSCRQMEAELKELNSSMTTHEVAREIEELRKDCASYTEKLERIKSATNHVTPEEKEKVCSEQKLYCKEWRRRKRMATELLEAILEGYPKSKKQFFVSTEAGLCPAALALPALLGQGSHPAETLCACTGGGWDRDG, from the exons ATGAGCAAAGGGCGCGAGGGAGCCGCTGCGGGCg GAGGCGCCGCCGCCGTCCTGCTGCGGTACCTGCAGGAGCAGAACCGGCCGTACAGCGCCCAGGACGCCTTCGGCAACCTGCAGCGGGAGCACGGGCTGGGCAAGGCG GCCGTGGTGAAGGCACTGGAGCAGCTGGCGCAGCAGGGCCGTATCCGTGAGAAGGCCTACGGGAAGCAGAAGATCTACTTTGCCGACCAG gagcagctcccGGCTGCCAGCGATGAAGAGCTCCGCAGGCTGGATGGGGAGATTGCCACGCTCTCCGGCAaggtgcaggagctgcagcaaagctgccGGCAAATGGAGGCCG AGCTGAAGGAGCTGAACAGCTCCATGACAACCCATGAGGTGGCCAGAGAGATCGAGGAATTGAGGAAGGACTGTGCAAGTTACacagagaagctggagaggATCAAGTCTGCCACCAACCATGTgactccagaagaaaaagagaag GTCTGCAGCGAGCAGAAGCTGTACTGCAAGGAGTGGCGGCGGAGGAAGCGAATG GCAACCGAGCTGCTGGAGGCCATCCTGGAGGGGTACCCCAAAAGCAAGAAGCAATTCTTTGTAAGTACCGAGGCCGGGCTCTGCCCcgcagccctggctctgcctgcgCTGCTGGGCCAGGGCAGCCACCCTGCTGAGACACTCTGTGCTTGCACAGGAGGAGGTTGGGATAGAGACGGATGA